The Paraburkholderia hospita DNA segment GCGCCGTGCGCGGCCAGCATCGACACGCTCAAGACGCCGCACAGCAAGGCGAACGGATTGAGCAACTCGAAGAAGCTGCCTTGATAGGTGACACGCAGATCCTGATCGAACTGGAACGGCACGCCTTGCAGCAGGTTGCCGAACGCGACGCCGAATACCAGCGCCGGCACGAAGCCGCCGACGAACAGCGCCCAGTCCCACGCGGTGCGCCAGCGCGGATCATCGCGCTTGCCGCGATAGTCGAAGCCGACTGGGCGAAAGAACAGCGCGAACAGCACGAGCAGCATCGCGAAGTAAAAGCCCGAGAACGACGCGGCGTAGACGAGCGGCCACGCGGCGAACATCGCGCCGCCCGCGGTGATCAGCCAGACCTGGTTGCCTTCCCACGTCGCGCCGACGGTGTTCACGACGATGCGCCGCTCCGCGTCCGTCTTGCCGATGAACGGCAGCAGGATCGCTGCGCCCATGTCGAAGCCGTCGGTGAGTGCGAAGCCGATCAGCAGCACGCCGATGAGCACCCACCAGATCACTTTGAGGGTTGCGTAATCCATAGCGATGTTTCCTCGTGTTTTCCTGCGACGGCAAGGGTGTCACTGTCGATATCGCGGTCGAGGCCGCTCATGCCGCCGTATTCGCGCCGACCGCCGGCTTCGCGGTCTGCTCGTGGTGGTAGCGCCCTGTATGCAGCGACGAAGGCCCAAGCCGCGCGTACTTGAACATCAGCGTGATCTCGATGATGAAAAGCGCGGTGTAGAACACGACGAAGCCCGCGAGGCTCAGATACAGATCGCCCGCCGTCAGGCTCGACGCCGATAGCGAAGTCGGCAGAATGCCCGCGATGGTCCACGGCTGGCGCCCGACTTCCGCGACGATCCAGCCGAACTCCGCCGCGAGCCACGGCAGCGGAATCGCCCACACGGCCCAGCGCAGGAACCAGCGCCGGTTGTCACGCAGCAGCGAGCGTTGCGCGCAGAAGAAGAACGCGAGCACGAATGTCGCGAGGAACAAGATGCCAAGGCCGACCATCAGCCGGAACGACCAGAACACGGGCAGAACGGGCGGCACGGTTTTCTTTGCGGCCTGTTTGATCTGCTCGGCGGAGGCGTCGGTGACGTTCGGCGTGAACTGCTTGAGCAACAGGCCGTAGCCGAGGTCCTGCTTGTGCTGGTCGAAGGCAGCATGCGTTGCGTCGCTGGCGTCGCCTTGCTTGATCTTTTGCAGCGCGTCGTACGCGAGCATGCCGTTGCGGATGCGCGTCTCGTTACGCGCCATCAGTTCCTTCAGACCAATGACAGGCTCGTCGAGCGAACGCGTCGCGATGATGCCGAGCGCGTACGGCACGCGCAATGCGTAGTCGGTGCGCTCCGCCTGCTGGTTCGGAATGCCGACAATCGTGAATGGCGCGGGCGGCGGCGCGGTTTCCCATTCGGATTCGATTGCGGCGAGCTTCATCCGCTGCACTTCGCCCGTGGTGTAGCCCGATTCGTCGCCGAGCACGATCACGCATAACGTGGACGCCAGCCCGAAGCCGGCCGCGACGGCGAACGAGCGCAGCGCGAAGTCGATGTCGCGGCGCTTGAGCAGATACCACGACGACAGCCCGAGCACGAACATCGACGCCGTCACATAGCCCGCCGACACCGTATGCACGAACTTCACCTGCGCGACGGGATTGAAGATCACGGCGAACAGGCTCGACAGCTCCATGCGCATCGTTTCGTAGTTGAACTCCGCGCCGACCGGGTTGTTCATCCAGCCGTTCGCGATCAGGATCCACAGCGCGGACAGGTTCGAGCCGAGCGCGACGAGAAACGTGACCATCAGATGCTGGATGCGCGACAGCCGGTTCCAGCCGAAGAAGAACAGCCCGACGAAGGTCGATTCCAGAAAGAACGCCATCAGCCCTTCGACGGCCAGCGGCACGCCGAAAATATCGCCGACATAGTGTGAGTAATAGGACCAGTTGGTGCCGAACTGAAACTCCAGCGTGAGACCCGTGGTGACGCCCATCGCGAAGTTGATGCCGAACAGCTTGCCCCAGAACTGCGTCATGTCCTTGTAGATCGGCTTGCCCGTCATCACGTAGACGCTTTCCATGATGACGAGCAGCCACGACAGCCCGAGCGTCAGCGGCACGAATAGAAAGTGATACAGCGCCGTGACGGCGAATTGCAGGCGAGAGAGATCGACGACGTCGCTAGCGGGCATGGTTGACACCTTGAGTCGAAGGCGGCGGTGGGACGGATACGGGCACCGACAGCAGCGCCTGGGCGACCTGCGCAGGCGGTAGCGACATGTTCTGCGCCTGCGGATGATTGAAGAACGCGAACTTGAGTGCGAACAGAAGCGCGAATTTGATCGCGAGCACGATCAGGATGTCGCGGGCGAAGGTCGGACCGCGAGCCCACGCGACGATGCGGCTGACGAGCGTGCGGCGGGTGGCATTCCTGTGATTGAGCGTTATGGCCATGTTTTATGGGCACGACATCGCGCCGGTTGACCCGGCAGGACACAGTGCGCATCACTCGCGGCACTGGCGCATGCACAACCATTGTAGGAATGGGCTGACGGACGGGCCCGCGTCATCGTGTCGCGAGGTGGCCGGTCTCTATCACTAATAAGTCACGTTCTGCACGAGGTCAAGGCAATGTCTCGACATTGACGCGAATTGACGCAATATTTGACGACGCGCAAGAAAAAGCCCCGCCTTCTTGCGAAGAGCGGGGCTCTGTTTCGAAACGGGTGCGGCCGGTAACTGGCCTGCGCCCGCTGCTTCTCTGAGGTTACGCGTACTCGGCCAGCGCGGTGCGCATTTTCTTCATCGCGCTTGCTTCGATCTGGCGAATCCGCTCCGCCGATACGCCGAACTCGTCGGCCAGTTCATGCAGCGTCGAGCCGCCCGAACCGTCGTCTTCCACCTGCAGCCAGCGTGCTTCGATGATGCGGCGGCTGCGCGGATCGAGCGACTCCAGCGCGCTCGCGATACCGTCGCTATGCAGACGGTCACGCTGACGCGCGGCCAGCACGGCTGTCGGCTCGCTGTGCGAATCGGCCAGATAGGCGATCGGGGCGAACGCTTCTTCGCCGTCTTCGACCTGGCCTTCGAGCGCGATATCGCCGCCCGACAGCCGCGTTTCCATCTCGGCTACTTCCTCGCGCTTCACGTTCAGCTCTTTTGCCAGGCCCTCGATCTCGTCCGGCGTGAACGACTGCAACCCTTGCTTGTGGCTGCGCAGGTTGAAGAACAGCTTGCGTTGCGCCTTGGTCGTCGCCACTTTCACCATGCGCCAGTTGCGCAGGATGTACTCGTGGATTTCGGCCTTGATCCAATGCATTGCATAGGACACGAGGCGCACGTTCTGCGTCGGGTCGAACCGCTTCACGGCCTTCATCAGGCCGATGTTGCCTTCCTGGATCAGGTCGGCGTGCGGCAGACCATACCCGAGGTAATTGCGCGCGATCGACACGACCAGTCGCAGGTGCGACAGGACGAGCTTGCGCGCCGAGCCGAGATCGTTCTGCTCGCGGAACTCGGTGGCGTACTGGCGCTCTTCTGCCGGCGTCAGCATCGGAATCCGGTTCACGGCCTGGATGTAGGCGTCGATATTGCCCAGCTGGCCGGGCAGCAGAGAAGCGTGCGAGAGCGCCAGTGCACCTGCCGGAGCGGCCTTAGCCGACGACTGGCTCAAAGTACTCGGAAGGGTCAATGTGTTGCTCACGTAGCAAACTCCTTTATTCAGACAAATGTCCGCCAAAGCGGACCACGATGGATGTTAGCACTCTCATTTACCGAGTGCTAATACTTAGAAGCCATAGGGGCATGCAAGTTCCCTCTTTCCTATCGAAAATGCACGTTCAATAGCATCGTACCTCAATTGCGGGTTTGGCACCGAACGCTTAGCATTCCCCGGCTGCGGCATGATTCTGCAATCGTCGGTAAGATTTTTTCGAAAACAGAAGCAGTTATTTGTGAGTTTTCAGTTGTTATTAAGGGTCCGATAGTTGCTGCGGTCTCTAAAATGTCGCTGCACGATGTCCCTGCTAAACCTCGTATTCGGTGGACGTACGATGGAAAAAAAGAAC contains these protein-coding regions:
- a CDS encoding cytochrome ubiquinol oxidase subunit I, which gives rise to MPASDVVDLSRLQFAVTALYHFLFVPLTLGLSWLLVIMESVYVMTGKPIYKDMTQFWGKLFGINFAMGVTTGLTLEFQFGTNWSYYSHYVGDIFGVPLAVEGLMAFFLESTFVGLFFFGWNRLSRIQHLMVTFLVALGSNLSALWILIANGWMNNPVGAEFNYETMRMELSSLFAVIFNPVAQVKFVHTVSAGYVTASMFVLGLSSWYLLKRRDIDFALRSFAVAAGFGLASTLCVIVLGDESGYTTGEVQRMKLAAIESEWETAPPPAPFTIVGIPNQQAERTDYALRVPYALGIIATRSLDEPVIGLKELMARNETRIRNGMLAYDALQKIKQGDASDATHAAFDQHKQDLGYGLLLKQFTPNVTDASAEQIKQAAKKTVPPVLPVFWSFRLMVGLGILFLATFVLAFFFCAQRSLLRDNRRWFLRWAVWAIPLPWLAAEFGWIVAEVGRQPWTIAGILPTSLSASSLTAGDLYLSLAGFVVFYTALFIIEITLMFKYARLGPSSLHTGRYHHEQTAKPAVGANTAA
- the cydP gene encoding cytochrome oxidase putative small subunit CydP yields the protein MAITLNHRNATRRTLVSRIVAWARGPTFARDILIVLAIKFALLFALKFAFFNHPQAQNMSLPPAQVAQALLSVPVSVPPPPSTQGVNHAR
- the rpoH gene encoding RNA polymerase sigma factor RpoH translates to MSNTLTLPSTLSQSSAKAAPAGALALSHASLLPGQLGNIDAYIQAVNRIPMLTPAEERQYATEFREQNDLGSARKLVLSHLRLVVSIARNYLGYGLPHADLIQEGNIGLMKAVKRFDPTQNVRLVSYAMHWIKAEIHEYILRNWRMVKVATTKAQRKLFFNLRSHKQGLQSFTPDEIEGLAKELNVKREEVAEMETRLSGGDIALEGQVEDGEEAFAPIAYLADSHSEPTAVLAARQRDRLHSDGIASALESLDPRSRRIIEARWLQVEDDGSGGSTLHELADEFGVSAERIRQIEASAMKKMRTALAEYA